The following proteins come from a genomic window of Deltaproteobacteria bacterium:
- a CDS encoding type II toxin-antitoxin system HicB family antitoxin codes for MNNTMTYKGYSARIEYDDGDEIFFGRVAGIRDGVGFHADTVRGLRKAFREAVEDYIETCARIGKKPQKAFSGQVMFRVSPEVHRKAALAAELSGKSLNQWAEEVLERAAG; via the coding sequence ATGAACAATACGATGACCTACAAGGGCTATTCGGCCCGAATCGAATATGACGACGGCGACGAAATCTTCTTCGGCAGGGTCGCCGGCATTCGCGATGGCGTAGGCTTCCACGCGGATACGGTCAGGGGCCTGCGAAAGGCTTTTCGTGAGGCCGTCGAGGACTACATCGAGACCTGCGCCAGGATCGGAAAGAAACCGCAAAAGGCGTTCTCCGGGCAAGTGATGTTCCGTGTGAGCCCCGAGGTTCACCGCAAGGCCGCGCTTGCCGCTGAACTGTCCGGAAAGAGTCTCAACCAATGGGCCGAAGAAGTGCTGGAGCGCGCCGCCGGCTAG
- a CDS encoding EamA family transporter gives METGIIYAIAGGLVWGFVPPLVKRGLVHSDVDAAVTVQQLAMVAFLLVVWVVGWGAGGLPIPLPALVTFVILGAIGAFFGRVFLLRAIDQIGASRAQSIKNASPLLTAVIGVTFLGESATLGTFGGVIVIVAGILLITHTKGSETEPGAPLVGFGNAALSFLFYSLGPILKRLGVLQGGDPIVGAVITQVTGLMFIGLLGKTVRIRIVWRGVPLAPAVYFAASGVVHAIGTILTFLAVVHAPAVIVGPIWNIQPLVTFALAHFTLKGIEVVRVQDGVGAALIVGGVFVLAWV, from the coding sequence GTGGAAACCGGGATCATCTACGCCATCGCCGGGGGCCTCGTGTGGGGTTTCGTGCCGCCGCTGGTGAAGCGCGGACTGGTCCACTCCGACGTCGACGCCGCCGTCACCGTCCAGCAACTCGCCATGGTGGCGTTCCTGTTGGTGGTCTGGGTGGTCGGCTGGGGCGCCGGCGGACTGCCGATTCCGCTTCCCGCCCTTGTCACCTTCGTCATTCTGGGGGCCATAGGCGCCTTCTTCGGCCGCGTCTTCCTGCTGAGAGCCATCGACCAGATCGGCGCCTCCCGAGCCCAGTCCATCAAGAACGCCTCGCCGCTGCTCACCGCCGTGATCGGCGTCACGTTCCTCGGCGAAAGCGCCACGCTGGGGACGTTCGGCGGCGTCATCGTGATCGTTGCCGGCATCCTCCTCATCACCCACACCAAGGGATCCGAGACCGAACCCGGGGCGCCCCTGGTAGGGTTCGGCAACGCCGCCCTGTCCTTCCTCTTCTACAGCCTGGGCCCGATCCTGAAGCGGCTCGGGGTGCTGCAGGGCGGCGACCCCATCGTCGGCGCGGTGATCACCCAGGTCACCGGCCTGATGTTCATCGGCCTGCTGGGCAAGACGGTTCGCATCCGCATCGTCTGGCGCGGCGTGCCGCTGGCTCCAGCCGTCTACTTCGCCGCCTCCGGCGTCGTCCACGCCATCGGCACCATCCTCACCTTCCTGGCCGTGGTCCACGCCCCGGCGGTGATCGTGGGCCCCATCTGGAACATCCAGCCCCTGGTCACCTTCGCGCTGGCGCACTTCACCCTGAAGGGAATCGAGGTGGTGAGGGTGCAGGACGGCGTGGGCGCGGCGCTGATCGTGGGCGGGGTGTTTGTGCTGGCGTGGGTGTGA
- a CDS encoding type II toxin-antitoxin system HicA family toxin: MNSRHRKTLAAVFTEPVSETIEWAAIEAVLLAAGARLIEGRGSRVRFEKDGEVETFHRPHPAKEAKRYQVLAARAFLERIGVTP; the protein is encoded by the coding sequence ATGAATAGCAGGCACCGCAAGACCCTTGCCGCGGTCTTCACCGAGCCGGTATCGGAGACCATCGAATGGGCAGCGATTGAGGCCGTGCTTCTCGCTGCTGGTGCACGGTTGATTGAAGGACGAGGGTCACGGGTTCGATTCGAGAAGGATGGTGAGGTCGAGACGTTTCACCGCCCGCATCCTGCGAAGGAAGCGAAACGCTACCAGGTCCTAGCGGCCCGCGCGTTTCTGGAACGGATTGGAGTAACTCCATGA
- a CDS encoding YgiT-type zinc finger protein: MSCLHCKGSMTRSTASLHIERSGYHLALDAVPAWVCSQCGEPYFDEREVDTIQDTIHTLDEQTRRLAEGAA; this comes from the coding sequence ATGAGCTGCCTTCACTGCAAAGGATCGATGACACGCTCGACGGCGTCCCTTCATATCGAGCGTAGCGGCTATCATTTGGCGCTCGATGCGGTACCGGCGTGGGTGTGCAGCCAGTGTGGCGAACCCTATTTCGACGAGCGAGAGGTCGACACCATCCAGGACACGATCCACACGCTGGATGAGCAGACGCGACGGCTTGCAGAGGGTGCCGCGTAG
- the gltB gene encoding glutamate synthase large subunit, with protein MKKHQGLYDPAYDHDACGVGIVANLNGHKSHDIIRHAVEVLINLEHRGACGCDPQTGDGAGILFQIPHAFFQRHCRPMGISLPDPGRYGVGMAFLPRETEHHGWCEQVVEKTVRDEGQEFLGWRDVPADFTQCGELAAQVAPLIRQFFIGAGPEIATQDQFERKLYVVRKVIENAVDAGLVPEVRDDFYISSLSSKTVVYKGLLRADQLDSFYRDLSDDSMISALALVHSRYSTNTLGSWRLAHPYRMLCHNGEINTIRGNQNWMRAREALFSSPLFGDDMGKLSPIIREGASDTAGFDNALELLVSTGRSLPHALMMMIPEAWENHETMSDEKKAFYAYHACLMEPWDGPALIAACDGDRVCTTLDRNGLRPFRYVVTDDDFIVGASEAGVLDLPPERILMRGRLQPGRLLLVDTLEGRIIADDEIKHEISTRRPYRQWLDREMVTLDDLPEPGEAPGYDADTLAERQRAFGYTSEELKILIGPMAERGEEPVGSMGNDAPLAVLSDKPQLLFHYFKQLFAQVTNPPLDALREELVTALRTSVGSEQDLFAETAEHCRQLQLDRPIVSNRDLARIKALDRPGLKAETLPAVFPRSASVGALEAAVDALCVEAGRAIKERGATVLILSDRNVGPDSVQIPTLLATAAVHHYLIREGLRTSAALVVESGEAREVMHCCLLIGYGANAVNPYLTLETVEWMCRDGMLGDTDIPGDKARANLIKALCKGVLKTMSKMGISTIKSYHGAQIFEAIGLRQSVIDKYFTWTASRIEGVGLDEIEQEYRRHHHHGYPERAPASDGTLDVGGYYQWRKDGEHHLFNPHSIALLQNSTRTADYDLFREYAKQIDDQSRLLGTLRGLFEFRPMQPPVPIEEVEPAEEIVRRFSTGAMSYGSISKEAHENLAIAMNRIGGRSNSGEGGEDPDRYYPDDNGDWRNSAIKQVASGRFGVTSNYLVNCTDLQIKMAQGAKPGEGGQLPGHKVFEPIAKVRKSTPGVGLISPPPHHDIYSIEDLAQLIHDLKCANDRARIHVKLVAEVGVGTVAAGVSKGKADVVLISGYDGGTGASPESSMKHAGIPWELGVAETQQVLVQNDLRGRIVVQTDGQLKTGRDVAIACMLGAEEYGFATTALVVSGCIMLRKCHLNTCSVGVATQDEELRKKFTGKPEHVVTFMMFIAEQMREIMAELGFRTVDEMVGRADCLDTRSAVEHWKAKGLDFSKLLTLVEAPSSVARYCCEAQDHGLDKKLDQRLIEAARDALEEGKPVAIRHEIHNIDRTAGTMLSAEVSRRYGEDGLPPDTIHINLFGSAGQSFGAFLAPGVSVLLEGESNDYTGKGLSGGLMAVYPPENAAFDPTENIIIGNVALYGATAGQAFFRGRAGERFAVRNSGAETVIEGVGDHGCEYMTGGRVVVIGPVGRNFAAGMSGGVAYVLDEQGVFPGLCNQDMVDLEPLEDEEDIAHVRRLVESHVRFTGSDRAEYVLDHWTELLGSFVKVMPVDYRRALQEMAARQARLAEAESREGTAASA; from the coding sequence ATGAAGAAGCATCAAGGACTCTATGACCCCGCGTACGACCACGACGCCTGCGGCGTGGGTATCGTTGCCAACCTGAACGGCCACAAGTCCCACGACATCATCCGCCACGCCGTCGAGGTCCTGATCAACCTGGAGCACCGGGGCGCGTGCGGCTGCGACCCGCAAACCGGCGACGGCGCCGGCATCCTGTTCCAGATTCCCCACGCCTTCTTCCAGCGGCATTGCCGGCCCATGGGCATCTCTCTGCCGGATCCGGGCCGGTACGGCGTCGGCATGGCCTTCCTGCCGCGGGAGACGGAACACCATGGCTGGTGCGAGCAGGTGGTGGAGAAGACCGTCCGGGACGAGGGCCAGGAGTTCCTGGGCTGGCGCGACGTGCCCGCGGACTTCACCCAGTGCGGCGAGTTGGCCGCTCAGGTGGCGCCGCTGATCCGGCAGTTCTTCATCGGGGCCGGCCCGGAGATCGCCACCCAGGACCAGTTCGAGCGCAAGCTCTACGTCGTCCGCAAGGTCATCGAGAACGCGGTGGACGCGGGACTCGTCCCGGAGGTCCGGGACGACTTCTACATCTCCAGCCTGTCCAGCAAGACCGTGGTCTACAAGGGGCTCTTGCGCGCCGATCAACTGGATTCCTTTTATCGGGACCTGTCCGACGACTCCATGATTTCGGCCCTGGCCCTGGTGCACTCGCGCTACAGCACCAACACACTGGGGTCGTGGCGGCTCGCCCATCCCTACCGCATGCTGTGCCACAACGGCGAGATCAACACGATCCGGGGCAACCAGAACTGGATGCGTGCGCGCGAGGCGCTGTTCTCGTCGCCGCTGTTCGGCGACGACATGGGCAAGCTGAGTCCCATCATCCGCGAAGGCGCCAGCGACACCGCGGGGTTCGACAACGCGCTGGAGCTGCTGGTGTCCACCGGCCGCTCGCTGCCTCACGCCCTCATGATGATGATCCCCGAGGCGTGGGAAAACCACGAGACCATGTCCGACGAGAAGAAGGCCTTCTACGCCTACCATGCCTGCCTCATGGAGCCGTGGGACGGTCCGGCGCTGATCGCCGCGTGCGACGGCGACCGCGTGTGCACCACCCTGGACCGGAACGGGTTGCGGCCTTTCCGCTACGTGGTCACCGATGACGACTTCATCGTCGGCGCCTCCGAGGCCGGCGTGCTGGACCTTCCGCCGGAGCGCATCCTGATGCGCGGACGGCTGCAGCCGGGACGGTTGCTTCTCGTCGACACACTGGAAGGGCGCATCATCGCCGACGACGAGATCAAGCACGAGATCAGCACCCGCCGGCCCTACCGCCAGTGGCTCGACCGGGAGATGGTGACGCTGGACGACCTGCCCGAGCCCGGGGAAGCGCCGGGGTACGACGCGGACACGCTCGCGGAACGGCAGCGGGCCTTCGGCTACACCAGCGAGGAGTTGAAGATCCTCATCGGCCCCATGGCGGAGCGCGGCGAGGAGCCCGTGGGCTCCATGGGCAACGACGCCCCTCTCGCGGTGCTGTCCGACAAGCCGCAGTTGCTGTTCCACTACTTCAAACAGCTCTTCGCTCAGGTGACCAATCCGCCGCTGGACGCCCTCCGCGAGGAGTTGGTGACGGCCCTTCGGACGTCCGTCGGTTCGGAGCAGGACCTCTTCGCCGAGACCGCGGAGCATTGCCGCCAGCTCCAGCTCGACCGGCCGATCGTCTCCAACCGTGATCTGGCCCGGATCAAGGCGCTGGACCGGCCCGGACTCAAGGCGGAGACGCTGCCGGCCGTGTTCCCGCGGTCCGCTTCGGTGGGCGCGTTGGAGGCGGCGGTGGACGCGCTGTGCGTGGAAGCCGGCCGGGCCATCAAGGAGCGCGGCGCCACCGTGCTGATCCTCTCCGACCGGAACGTGGGACCGGACTCGGTTCAGATCCCCACTCTGCTGGCCACCGCGGCGGTGCACCACTACCTCATCCGCGAAGGCCTGCGCACCAGCGCCGCCCTGGTAGTGGAATCGGGCGAGGCGCGGGAGGTGATGCACTGCTGCCTGCTCATCGGCTACGGCGCCAACGCGGTGAACCCGTACCTGACGCTGGAGACGGTGGAGTGGATGTGCCGCGACGGCATGCTCGGCGATACGGACATTCCCGGCGACAAGGCCCGCGCCAACCTCATCAAGGCGCTGTGCAAGGGCGTGCTCAAGACCATGTCCAAGATGGGCATCTCCACCATCAAGTCGTACCACGGCGCGCAGATCTTCGAGGCCATCGGCCTCCGGCAGTCGGTCATCGACAAGTACTTCACCTGGACGGCCTCGCGCATCGAGGGCGTGGGTCTCGACGAGATCGAGCAGGAGTACCGCCGCCACCACCACCACGGCTATCCCGAGCGCGCGCCGGCGAGCGACGGCACCTTGGACGTGGGCGGCTACTACCAGTGGCGCAAGGACGGCGAGCACCACCTGTTCAACCCGCACAGCATCGCGTTGTTGCAGAACTCCACGCGCACGGCGGACTACGATCTCTTCCGGGAGTACGCGAAGCAGATCGACGACCAGAGCCGGCTCCTGGGCACGTTGCGGGGCCTGTTCGAGTTCCGTCCCATGCAGCCGCCCGTACCCATCGAGGAGGTAGAGCCGGCGGAGGAGATCGTCAGGCGCTTCTCCACCGGGGCCATGTCCTACGGCTCCATCAGCAAGGAGGCGCACGAGAACCTGGCCATCGCCATGAACCGCATCGGCGGGCGCAGCAACTCGGGCGAGGGCGGCGAAGACCCGGACCGCTACTACCCGGACGACAACGGCGACTGGCGCAACAGTGCCATCAAGCAGGTGGCTTCCGGCCGCTTCGGCGTGACGAGCAACTACCTGGTGAACTGCACCGACCTGCAGATCAAGATGGCCCAGGGGGCCAAGCCCGGCGAGGGCGGGCAGTTGCCCGGCCACAAGGTGTTCGAGCCCATCGCGAAGGTGCGCAAGTCCACCCCTGGGGTAGGGCTCATCTCGCCGCCGCCGCACCACGACATCTACTCCATCGAGGACCTGGCCCAGCTCATCCACGACCTCAAGTGCGCCAACGACCGCGCGCGCATCCACGTCAAGCTGGTGGCCGAGGTGGGTGTGGGCACGGTGGCGGCCGGCGTCTCCAAGGGCAAGGCCGACGTGGTGCTCATCAGCGGCTACGACGGCGGCACCGGCGCCTCGCCGGAGTCGTCCATGAAGCACGCCGGCATCCCCTGGGAACTGGGCGTGGCCGAAACGCAGCAGGTGCTGGTGCAGAACGACCTGCGCGGCCGCATCGTGGTGCAGACCGACGGCCAGCTCAAGACCGGCCGGGACGTGGCCATCGCGTGCATGCTGGGAGCCGAGGAGTACGGCTTCGCCACCACCGCGCTGGTGGTGAGCGGCTGCATCATGCTGCGCAAATGCCACCTCAACACCTGCTCCGTGGGCGTGGCCACCCAGGACGAGGAACTGCGCAAGAAGTTCACCGGCAAGCCCGAGCACGTGGTCACCTTCATGATGTTCATCGCTGAACAGATGCGCGAGATCATGGCGGAACTGGGATTCCGCACCGTGGACGAGATGGTGGGGCGCGCGGACTGCCTCGACACCCGGAGTGCCGTCGAACACTGGAAGGCGAAGGGGCTGGATTTCTCGAAGCTGCTGACTTTGGTGGAGGCGCCGTCCTCGGTGGCGCGCTACTGCTGCGAGGCGCAGGACCACGGCCTCGACAAGAAGCTCGACCAACGCCTCATCGAGGCGGCCCGGGACGCCTTGGAAGAGGGCAAGCCGGTCGCGATTCGCCACGAGATCCACAACATCGACCGTACCGCCGGCACCATGCTCAGCGCCGAGGTGTCGCGCCGCTACGGCGAGGACGGATTGCCCCCGGACACGATCCACATCAATCTCTTCGGCTCGGCGGGGCAGAGCTTCGGGGCATTCCTGGCGCCGGGTGTTTCGGTCCTTCTCGAGGGCGAGTCCAACGACTACACGGGGAAAGGGTTGTCGGGCGGCCTCATGGCGGTGTACCCGCCCGAGAACGCCGCGTTCGATCCCACGGAGAACATCATCATCGGCAACGTCGCGCTGTACGGCGCCACCGCCGGGCAGGCCTTTTTCCGAGGGCGCGCGGGCGAGCGTTTCGCCGTGCGCAACAGCGGCGCCGAGACCGTCATCGAGGGCGTGGGCGACCACGGCTGCGAGTACATGACCGGCGGGCGCGTGGTGGTCATCGGGCCGGTGGGGCGCAACTTCGCCGCCGGCATGAGCGGCGGTGTCGCCTACGTGCTCGACGAGCAGGGCGTCTTCCCCGGGCTGTGCAACCAGGACATGGTGGATCTGGAGCCGCTGGAGGATGAAGAGGACATCGCCCACGTGCGCCGCCTGGTCGAGTCCCACGTGCGTTTCACCGGCAGCGACCGCGCCGAATACGTGCTGGACCACTGGACGGAGCTTCTGGGGTCGTTCGTCAAGGTCATGCCGGTGGACTACCGCCGTGCCTTGCAGGAGATGGCCGCCCGTCAGGCGCGGCTGGCCGAGGCCGAAAGCCGGGAAGGGACGGCGGCTTCGGCCTGA
- a CDS encoding glutamate synthase subunit beta has product MGKITGFMEYERGKQAYRDPLERLKDWEEFVLPMPGDALREQGARCMDCGIPFCHTGVPMGRGPGASGCPLNNLIPDWNDLVYRDHWKEALAQLHKTNNFPEFTGRVCPAPCEGSCVLGINSNPVTIKTIEASIVDRGFAEGWIVPEPPLQRTGKRVAVIGSGPAGLACAAQLNRAGHGVTVYERADRPGGLLMYGIPNMKLDKEKVVRRRLDQMEAEGVEFVTGVEIGKDVPADDLQREFDAVVICTGATKPNDFVRNAPGRELAGIHFAMDFLLANTKSLLDSGHADGNYISAKGKHTIVLGGGDTGTDCVGTALRHGCASLQQFDVIPKPPPERAPNNPWPQWPVVYKLDYGQEEGKALFGDDPRRYDTNTVKFIDDGHGRIKALQTIDLDWSKPANGAPFSPVEGSEKDWPADLVLLAMGFSGPEDEVLAQLDVERDPRSNAQAEYGKYATNVDNVFAAGDARRGQSLVVWAIHEGRGAAREVDRYLMGSTDLP; this is encoded by the coding sequence ATGGGAAAAATCACTGGATTCATGGAATACGAGCGGGGCAAGCAGGCCTACCGCGACCCCCTCGAACGTTTGAAGGACTGGGAAGAGTTCGTACTGCCCATGCCGGGCGACGCGCTGCGCGAGCAGGGCGCCCGGTGCATGGACTGCGGCATTCCGTTCTGCCACACGGGTGTGCCCATGGGGCGCGGGCCGGGCGCCTCGGGCTGTCCGCTGAACAACCTCATTCCGGACTGGAACGATCTGGTCTACCGGGACCACTGGAAAGAGGCCCTGGCGCAGTTGCACAAGACCAACAACTTCCCGGAGTTCACCGGACGCGTGTGCCCGGCGCCGTGCGAGGGCTCCTGCGTGCTGGGCATCAACAGCAATCCCGTCACCATCAAGACCATCGAGGCCTCCATCGTCGACCGAGGCTTCGCGGAGGGCTGGATCGTACCCGAGCCGCCGCTCCAGCGGACCGGGAAACGCGTGGCGGTCATCGGCTCCGGCCCGGCTGGCCTGGCGTGCGCGGCCCAGCTCAATCGCGCCGGCCACGGGGTCACCGTCTACGAGCGGGCGGACCGCCCCGGCGGCCTGCTCATGTACGGCATTCCCAACATGAAGCTCGACAAGGAGAAGGTGGTGCGGCGGCGCCTCGACCAGATGGAGGCCGAGGGCGTGGAGTTCGTCACCGGCGTGGAGATCGGCAAGGACGTCCCGGCCGACGACCTGCAACGGGAGTTCGACGCGGTAGTGATCTGCACCGGCGCCACCAAGCCCAACGACTTCGTGCGCAACGCGCCGGGTCGCGAACTCGCCGGCATCCACTTCGCCATGGACTTCCTCCTGGCCAACACCAAGAGCCTGCTCGACTCGGGTCATGCCGACGGCAACTACATCTCGGCCAAGGGCAAGCACACCATCGTGCTGGGCGGCGGTGACACCGGCACCGACTGTGTGGGAACCGCGTTGCGCCATGGATGCGCCAGCCTCCAGCAGTTCGACGTGATCCCCAAGCCGCCGCCGGAGCGGGCGCCCAACAACCCATGGCCCCAGTGGCCGGTGGTCTACAAGCTGGACTACGGCCAGGAAGAGGGCAAGGCGCTGTTCGGCGACGACCCCCGGCGCTACGACACCAACACCGTCAAGTTCATCGACGACGGCCACGGCCGCATCAAGGCCCTGCAGACCATCGACCTCGACTGGAGCAAGCCCGCCAACGGCGCCCCCTTCAGCCCGGTGGAGGGGAGCGAGAAGGACTGGCCCGCCGACCTGGTCCTGCTGGCCATGGGATTCTCCGGTCCCGAGGACGAGGTCCTCGCCCAACTTGACGTCGAGCGCGACCCCCGCTCCAACGCCCAGGCCGAGTACGGCAAGTACGCCACCAACGTGGACAACGTCTTCGCCGCCGGCGACGCCCGCCGCGGCCAGAGCCTTGTCGTCTGGGCCATCCACGAAGGCCGCGGCGCCGCCCGTGAGGTGGACCGCTACCTCATGGGCAGCACCGACCTGCCCTGA
- a CDS encoding DUF4399 domain-containing protein, whose product MNRPGIWQLFAAVLLGFLAFAGNAAAQEQRAFFIEPKDGAEVRSPVKVVMGVEGMTIKASGGVVAGTGHHHILINQGPMRGGKIIPTDKTHVHFGKGQTEASLELAPGDYTLTMQFADGLHRSFGKKMAHTIKIKVLPAK is encoded by the coding sequence ATGAACAGACCGGGAATCTGGCAACTTTTCGCCGCGGTATTGCTGGGCTTTCTGGCATTCGCCGGCAATGCGGCGGCACAAGAGCAGCGGGCGTTTTTCATCGAGCCGAAGGACGGGGCGGAAGTCCGGAGCCCGGTGAAGGTCGTGATGGGCGTGGAGGGCATGACCATCAAGGCTTCCGGCGGGGTGGTGGCGGGCACCGGGCATCACCACATCCTCATCAACCAGGGCCCCATGCGCGGGGGAAAGATCATTCCCACGGACAAGACCCACGTGCATTTCGGCAAGGGGCAGACGGAAGCCAGCCTTGAGCTCGCTCCCGGGGACTACACGCTGACCATGCAGTTCGCCGACGGCCTCCATCGCTCCTTCGGCAAGAAGATGGCGCACACGATCAAGATCAAGGTGCTGCCCGCCAAGTGA
- a CDS encoding xanthine dehydrogenase family protein molybdopterin-binding subunit encodes MKYVGRSVRSLDADEKVTGSAVYTADLTVPGMKFARLVSSPHAHARIDGFELEAARAVPGVHTIITYDSLDIGRLGCIRALKPYGQSVKDRPVLAHEKARFQGEPVAIVVADNETAAVEAAARVEVRYTPLPQVAEMRSAIQGGTLVHDADAVYDTEGADDFEYDYAHNHCGGTHFTAGDPEGAFREAAHVIEDRFTFPSLFHYPMEPHCAVAMVDDQSVTVHTSSQAPFPVRDELARMFGLEPGQVTVKVPYVGGGFGSKGHVSMEHLAVLAAAATGTPVQLRLSMEETAFTARRHPADIEIRTGLRADGTLLCREAKIYLDTGAYADFGIQVTRKSAFRAVGPYRMEHARADCYSVYTNRVPAGAFRGIGSVQLGWACEAHTDRICTELGYDPIEFRRKNLLRSGERYVLGGPPLDGDPLATFQVCLERFEATQREHAPESLARPGEKIGTGIACAIKDLSTTQYNARIVFNDDATFSVHANAPEIGGGAKTVLAQTAAEVLGVGIERIIIAPYDTSTTPGASGVYGSRITVLMGNAVKRASEELRELLLQQAGALTDRDARNLSLDDGVFSSDGDPVLSLEELAGRTTGTLVGRGMDKALTRDRIDIRTWEINAGIAVMAVDAETGKARCLSYVSSADIGQAMHPLRCEGQEQGSVMFGMGNSLTEEQVFDGALLLNPSAIDYALPRFKDLPAVFDSVLIENGDGPGPFGSKGMAEGGLAPVAPAIAAALRNAVGIVVRDLPMSPERVYRLMESGS; translated from the coding sequence ATGAAATACGTCGGCCGATCGGTCCGCAGTCTGGACGCGGACGAAAAGGTCACCGGGAGCGCCGTCTACACGGCGGACCTCACGGTGCCGGGAATGAAGTTCGCCAGGCTCGTCTCGAGCCCCCACGCCCACGCGCGCATCGACGGGTTCGAACTCGAAGCCGCGCGCGCGGTTCCCGGAGTCCACACCATCATCACCTACGACAGTCTGGACATCGGGCGGCTCGGGTGCATTCGCGCCCTCAAGCCCTACGGGCAGTCGGTGAAGGACCGGCCGGTGCTGGCCCACGAGAAGGCCCGCTTCCAGGGTGAGCCGGTGGCCATCGTGGTGGCGGACAACGAAACCGCCGCGGTGGAGGCGGCGGCGCGGGTGGAGGTGCGCTACACGCCGCTGCCGCAGGTGGCGGAGATGCGGTCGGCGATCCAGGGCGGCACGCTGGTGCACGACGCCGACGCCGTCTACGACACCGAGGGCGCCGACGACTTCGAGTACGACTACGCCCACAACCACTGCGGCGGCACCCACTTCACCGCGGGCGACCCGGAAGGGGCCTTCCGCGAGGCCGCCCACGTCATCGAGGACCGCTTCACCTTCCCGTCGCTGTTCCACTACCCCATGGAGCCCCACTGCGCCGTGGCCATGGTCGACGACCAGTCCGTCACCGTTCACACTTCCTCCCAGGCGCCCTTTCCGGTGCGCGACGAGCTGGCGCGCATGTTCGGACTGGAGCCCGGACAGGTCACGGTGAAGGTCCCCTACGTGGGCGGGGGCTTCGGCTCCAAGGGGCACGTGAGCATGGAGCACCTCGCGGTGCTGGCGGCGGCCGCCACCGGGACGCCGGTGCAGCTTCGCCTGTCCATGGAGGAGACCGCGTTCACGGCGCGGCGCCATCCGGCCGACATCGAGATCCGCACCGGGCTGCGCGCGGACGGCACGCTGTTGTGCCGCGAGGCGAAGATCTATCTCGACACCGGCGCCTACGCCGACTTCGGCATCCAGGTCACGCGGAAATCCGCGTTCCGCGCCGTGGGCCCCTACCGCATGGAGCACGCGCGCGCGGACTGCTACTCGGTCTACACCAACAGGGTCCCCGCCGGAGCCTTCCGCGGCATCGGCAGCGTGCAGCTCGGCTGGGCGTGCGAAGCGCACACCGACCGCATCTGCACCGAGCTGGGCTACGACCCCATCGAGTTCCGCCGCAAGAACCTGCTGCGTTCCGGCGAACGGTACGTGCTCGGCGGGCCGCCCCTGGACGGCGATCCGCTGGCCACGTTCCAGGTGTGCCTGGAACGGTTCGAGGCGACCCAACGGGAACACGCTCCGGAATCCCTTGCCCGGCCCGGCGAGAAGATCGGCACCGGCATCGCCTGCGCCATCAAGGACCTGTCCACCACCCAATACAACGCCCGCATCGTGTTCAACGACGACGCCACCTTCTCGGTGCACGCCAACGCCCCGGAGATCGGCGGCGGCGCCAAGACGGTACTGGCCCAGACCGCCGCGGAGGTGCTCGGCGTCGGCATCGAGCGGATCATCATCGCCCCCTACGACACCAGCACCACCCCCGGCGCATCCGGCGTCTACGGGAGCCGCATCACCGTGCTCATGGGCAACGCCGTGAAGCGCGCATCCGAGGAGTTGCGGGAGCTGCTGTTGCAACAGGCCGGGGCCCTCACCGACCGGGACGCCCGGAACCTGTCCCTGGACGACGGCGTATTCTCGAGCGACGGCGATCCGGTGCTGAGCCTTGAGGAGCTGGCCGGGCGCACCACCGGCACGCTGGTGGGCCGGGGCATGGACAAGGCCCTCACCCGTGACCGCATCGACATCCGTACCTGGGAGATCAACGCCGGTATCGCGGTGATGGCGGTGGATGCGGAAACCGGCAAGGCGCGCTGCCTGAGCTACGTTTCCTCGGCGGACATCGGCCAGGCCATGCACCCGCTCCGGTGCGAGGGCCAGGAGCAGGGCTCGGTCATGTTCGGCATGGGCAACTCCCTCACCGAGGAGCAGGTATTCGACGGCGCGCTGCTGCTCAACCCCAGCGCCATCGACTACGCGCTGCCGCGTTTCAAGGACCTGCCCGCGGTGTTCGACTCCGTCCTCATCGAGAACGGCGACGGGCCCGGCCCCTTCGGCAGCAAGGGCATGGCCGAGGGCGGCCTCGCCCCGGTGGCGCCGGCCATCGCCGCGGCCCTGCGCAACGCCGTGGGCATAGTCGTCCGCGATCTGCCCATGAGCCCCGAGCGGGTGTACCGGCTGATGGAGAGCGGGAGCTGA